One genomic window of Arthrobacter caoxuetaonis includes the following:
- a CDS encoding potassium channel family protein, which produces MKVVIAGAGSVGSSIAKELLSHGHDVLLIDEKPETVGRSGLGGARWLIGDACELTTLKDAKLDEADVMVSATGDDKVNLVVSLLAKTEFGVARTVGRVNNPKNDWMFDDSWGVDVAVNTPRLMTALVEEAVEVGDLVRLLTLQTGVSSMVEFTVPAASPMAGARVGSVPWPQDSTLVAILRDDAPITPSSDDVIEGGDELFFVTTIAAEDELRELLAPSS; this is translated from the coding sequence GTGAAAGTCGTCATTGCCGGCGCAGGGTCCGTGGGCTCCTCGATCGCCAAGGAGCTGCTTTCGCACGGGCATGACGTGCTCCTCATCGACGAGAAACCCGAGACTGTGGGCCGCAGCGGGCTCGGCGGTGCCCGGTGGCTGATCGGTGACGCCTGTGAACTCACCACCCTGAAGGACGCCAAGCTCGACGAAGCCGATGTGATGGTCTCCGCTACCGGCGATGACAAGGTGAACCTGGTGGTCTCCCTGCTCGCCAAGACCGAATTCGGTGTCGCGCGGACGGTGGGGCGGGTCAACAACCCGAAGAACGACTGGATGTTCGACGACTCCTGGGGCGTGGATGTCGCCGTGAATACGCCGCGCCTGATGACTGCCCTGGTGGAGGAAGCCGTGGAGGTCGGCGACCTGGTCCGGCTGCTGACCCTGCAGACCGGAGTTTCCTCGATGGTCGAGTTCACGGTTCCTGCAGCGTCTCCCATGGCGGGAGCCCGGGTCGGATCGGTCCCTTGGCCCCAGGACTCGACCCTGGTCGCGATCCTGCGCGACGACGCACCGATCACCCCCAGCAGCGACGACGTGATCGAGGGTGGAGACGAGCTCTTCTTCGTCACCACCATCGCAGCGGAAGACGAGCTGCGGGAGCTGCTGGCGCCGTCGTCCTAG
- a CDS encoding potassium channel family protein yields MAHYVIMGCGRVGAMLAHTLDNAGHSVAVIDQDPRAFRRLRPTFSGRQVTGVGFDRTTLAQAGIEEAYAFAAVSSGDNSNILSTRVARETFHVPHVVARIYDPGRAEIYQRLGIPTVAAVRWSADQVLRRILPEQSINGDFRESSGRLILGELALDPSWLGRPLHAVETAAGVRIAYLTRFGEGILPRPDTSYQQGDVLHAMMNVERTAEISRVLSQPPVKENQ; encoded by the coding sequence GTGGCCCATTACGTGATCATGGGATGCGGCAGGGTCGGTGCCATGCTGGCGCACACCCTGGATAACGCAGGCCACTCAGTGGCCGTCATTGACCAGGACCCGCGCGCGTTCCGGCGGCTGCGGCCCACGTTCTCGGGGCGGCAGGTCACGGGAGTCGGATTCGACCGCACCACGCTGGCCCAGGCCGGCATCGAAGAGGCCTACGCCTTTGCGGCGGTTTCCAGCGGAGACAACTCCAACATCCTCTCCACCCGCGTGGCGCGGGAGACCTTCCACGTTCCCCACGTCGTCGCACGCATCTATGACCCGGGGCGTGCCGAAATCTACCAGCGCCTGGGCATCCCCACGGTTGCGGCGGTCCGCTGGAGCGCGGACCAGGTGCTGCGCCGGATCCTGCCCGAGCAGAGCATCAACGGGGATTTCCGGGAATCCTCGGGCCGGCTCATTCTCGGTGAACTGGCGCTGGACCCTTCCTGGCTGGGGCGTCCCCTGCATGCCGTGGAGACTGCAGCCGGTGTCCGGATCGCGTATTTGACCCGTTTCGGCGAAGGCATCCTTCCCCGGCCGGACACCAGTTACCAGCAGGGCGACGTCCTGCACGCCATGATGAACGTCGAGCGCACCGCTGAGATCAGCCGGGTGCTGTCCCAGCCGCCCGTAAAGGAGAACCAGTGA
- a CDS encoding class I SAM-dependent RNA methyltransferase — translation MPQNTLPPEDSQSLDLELRIGPAAHGGHFVARHEGRVVFVRHALPGELVRARLTEAGDKAKFWRADTVEVLEASPHRVEHFWAPADALRAGARGRLPVGGAEFGHIALEEQRRIKAGIFAEQLQRLGGLQREVTVEAAPGEDDGGLGWRTRASFSVAPGGKLAMHPHRSDELIPVQEMPLATGAINSLKLWDVDFTGTDRVEVAAPAVGGAPLVLLVPSPGTHPRTLARIASDIGTAADPGAGETVSVAAWDPESHDLTRLRGRTWVRENAAGHDFRVTGAGFWQIHRSAPLALTSAVRDGLQIQPGERVADLFAGAGLFTAPLADAAGETGHVLSVEGSPGASRDARKNLFSSPQVEVAQGRVDKVLRTREGGFDVVLLDPPRAGAGRTVVEQIDAASPRAIGYISCDPASFARDLAWFREAGWELDALRVFDLYPHTHHMESFAVLRKP, via the coding sequence ATGCCCCAAAACACCCTCCCCCCTGAAGACTCCCAGTCCCTGGACCTTGAACTGCGCATCGGTCCCGCCGCCCACGGCGGGCACTTTGTTGCCCGGCATGAGGGACGTGTTGTTTTCGTCCGGCATGCGCTGCCCGGGGAGCTGGTGCGGGCCCGCCTGACCGAGGCGGGGGACAAGGCGAAGTTCTGGCGGGCGGATACCGTCGAGGTCCTTGAGGCGTCCCCGCACCGGGTGGAGCACTTCTGGGCTCCTGCCGATGCGCTGCGGGCAGGGGCGCGCGGCCGGCTCCCCGTCGGCGGCGCGGAGTTCGGCCACATAGCCCTTGAAGAGCAGCGCCGTATCAAGGCAGGGATCTTTGCCGAGCAGCTGCAGCGCCTGGGCGGGCTGCAGCGCGAGGTCACCGTCGAAGCCGCACCGGGGGAGGACGACGGCGGACTGGGCTGGCGCACGCGTGCCAGCTTCTCGGTCGCTCCGGGCGGCAAGCTGGCGATGCACCCGCACCGCTCCGATGAACTGATCCCCGTCCAGGAAATGCCGCTGGCCACCGGCGCCATCAATTCCCTGAAGCTGTGGGACGTCGACTTTACCGGCACCGATCGGGTCGAGGTCGCCGCGCCGGCCGTTGGCGGGGCACCGCTGGTACTCCTCGTTCCTTCACCGGGTACGCATCCAAGGACGCTGGCCCGCATTGCATCCGACATTGGAACGGCTGCCGATCCGGGCGCCGGGGAAACAGTTTCCGTGGCAGCCTGGGATCCCGAATCCCACGACCTCACGCGGCTGCGCGGCCGGACCTGGGTCCGGGAGAACGCCGCCGGGCACGACTTCCGCGTCACCGGCGCCGGCTTCTGGCAGATCCACCGCAGCGCGCCCCTTGCCCTGACGTCCGCAGTCCGGGACGGACTCCAGATCCAGCCCGGGGAACGGGTGGCGGACCTGTTTGCAGGTGCCGGACTCTTTACCGCACCCCTGGCCGACGCTGCCGGGGAAACCGGCCATGTGCTCTCCGTGGAAGGTTCTCCGGGCGCCAGCAGGGATGCCCGCAAGAACCTGTTCTCCTCTCCCCAGGTGGAGGTGGCCCAAGGCCGCGTGGACAAGGTGCTGCGTACCCGTGAAGGCGGCTTCGACGTCGTGCTCCTGGACCCGCCGCGCGCCGGAGCCGGCCGCACCGTCGTCGAGCAGATTGATGCGGCATCGCCGCGGGCCATCGGCTACATCTCCTGCGACCCCGCGTCGTTCGCACGCGACCTGGCGTGGTTCCGCGAGGCCGGGTGGGAACTGGACGCACTGCGCGTTTTCGACCTCTATCCGCACACCCACCACATGGAGTCCTTCGCAGTGCTGCGCAAGCCGTAG